One region of Quercus lobata isolate SW786 chromosome 2, ValleyOak3.0 Primary Assembly, whole genome shotgun sequence genomic DNA includes:
- the LOC115974150 gene encoding SUMO-conjugating enzyme SCE1-like, whose product MSGGIARGRLAEERKAWRKNHPHGFVAKPETCTDGSVNLMVWQCIIPGKPGTDWDGGFFPLTLHFSEDYPSKPPKCKFPQGFFHPNVYPSGTVCLSILNEDSGWRPAITVKQILVGIQDLLDQPNPADPAQTDGYQLFIQEPTEYRRRVRQQAKQYPPLV is encoded by the exons atgtcCGGAGGAATCGCGCGTGGCCGTCTCGCTGAGGAACGAAAAGCCTGGCGTAAGAATCACCCTCAT gGTTTTGTGGCTAAGCCCGAGACCTGTACTGATGGCTCCGTCAATTTGATGGTCTGGCAGTGCATCATTCCTGGCAAACCTGGG ACTGATTGGGATGGTGGCTTCTTTCCACTTACGCTCCACTTTAGTGAGGATTACCCTAGCAAACCCCCAAAGTGCAAGTTCCCTCAAGGTTTCTTCCACCCAAATGTCTACCCCTCAGGGACAGTGTGTTTGTCAATCCTCAATGAGGACAGT GGGTGGAGACCAGCCATTACTGTAAAACAAATTCTAGTTGGCATTCAGGACTTGCTAGACCAACCCAACCCTGCTGATCCAGCACAAACTGATGGCTACCAGCTCTTTATTCAG GAACCAACTGAGTACAGGAGAAGGGTGCGGCAGCAGGCCAAGCAGTATCCCCCTCTCGTTTAG